CCGGTTGCCGGACCCGGTTCGCGTCCACGTCGAACCGTCCTACCCGCCGCCGTGGACGTCGGTGCCACCGGGCTGACCGGTGGTGTCCACTCCGGTCAGCCCGTTTGGGGCAGGCCGATCAGGTCGGCCAGCAGCCCGACCTGGTGGTCGAAGTACGCGTCCCGGTGCTCGACGGTCCGGTTGAGCCGGCCGAACAGCTCGAAGCTGATCAGCCCGAAGAGCTGGGTCCAGCCGGCCATGCCCCGGGCCAGCAGGGCGGGGGGCAAGCCGGGAAAGAACGCGTCGGCCAGCTCGGTCAGGTCGTCGTGCAGCGGCGTCGGCAGCTCTTCGGCGGGCGGCGGGCTGAGCAGGCCGGCCTCCAGCCCTTCGCGGAGCAGGCTGACCAGGGTCAGCGGGGGGCGCTGGGCCGGGCCGACGGTGTCGTCCGGGGCGGCGTATCCGGGGACCGGGCTGCCGTAGAGCAGCGCGTATTCGGCGGGGTGGGCGAGTGCCCAGTCCCGGGCCGCCCGGCAGGCCGCCTGCCAGCGGGCGCGGAGGTCGACCCGGTCGGGGGCGGCGACCGCGGCCGCCTCCACCGTTTCGCCGAGTGCGTTGTACGCCTCGATGATCAGCGCGGTGAGCAGGTCGTCCCGGCTCGGGAAGTAGCGGTAGATGGCCGACGAGACCATGCCCATGTCCCGGGCCACCGCGCGCAGCGAGAGGTTCGCGCCATCGGTGGCGAGGTGCTGGCGGGCGACCACCTTGATCTCGTCGAGCATTTCGGCGCGGACCCGGGCGCGGACCGAGGAAGCGGGCATGGGGCCAGTCTGCCACGGATCGGAGCGCCAATCAAAAAAGAGAGCACCGCTCTTGACGCAGTCGTGTTGGCGGGCCATGCTGGGTGAGCAACCGAGAGCACCGCTCTTGATTTGTACCCCCGCTTCCAAGGAGTTCCCATGGCACTGCACGTGATCGTCGGCACCGGCCCGGTCGGCACCGCGACCGCCCGCCTTCTCGCCGAACGAGGTGAGCGGGTCCGGGTGATCAGTCGCCGGGGTGCCGGGCCGGAGCACCCGTCCATCGAACGGATCGCCGCCGACGCCGCTGACGTCGACCGGCTCAGCGTGCTGACCGACGGCGCGCAGGCGCTGTACAACTGCGCGAACCCGGCGTACCACCGCTGGTCCATCGACTGGCCGCCGCTGGCCGGTGCGCTGCTCGCCGCCGCCGAGCGGTCCGGCGCGGTGCTCGCCACGGTCGGCAACCTCTACGGGTACGGACCCGTCGACGGCCCGATGACCGAGCAGACCTTGCCGGCGGCGACCGGCACCAAGGGGCGGGTACGCAACCAGATGTGGGCCGACGCTCTCGCCGCCCACCAGGCCGGTCGGGCTCGGGTCACCGAGGTACGGGGCTCCGACTATCTCGGTGTGGACGGCACTTCGCTGGCGATGATGGTGCTGCCCCGGGTGCTCGCCGGGCAGCGGGTCTTCCTGCCGGTCGACTGGGACGCCCCGCACACCTGGACGTACATCCCGGACGTCGCCCGTACCCTCGTCGCCGCCGCGACCGACGCAGGCGCGTGGGGACGGCCCTGGCACGTGCCCAGCGCGCCGGCAGCACCGATGCGTGAGCTGGCCACCCGGGCCGCGGCGCTGGCCGGAGTGCCCGTGCCGCGGCTGACCCGGATGCCCTACCCGGTGCTGTGGCTGGGCGGCCTGGCCAATCCGTTCGTCCGGGAACTGCGGGAAACCGCCTACCAGTTCGACCGGCCGTTCCTGATGGAATCGGCCGCCACCACCGCCGCCCTGGGTGTCGAGCCGACCCCGCTGGACGACGCGCTCACGGAGATCGTCGCAGCTCTGCGCCGCTGAGCCCGCCCGTCCCCGCCGCCGACCCGCCAGTGGCTCAGCGGCGGGACGGCGGGGCGAGCGCGGCGATCAGCACGGCCACCATGGCCAGCGCTGCCCCGAGCAGGGTGTCCACGCCGAGGTGCGAGGCCGCCGTGGGCAGCAGCAGGTCCAACAGGACGGCCCCCACGACCTGACCGGCGATGGTGGCCAGGCCGAGCAGCAGCACACCGGTGAAGCGCACGATCGTCGCGGCGATCGCGATGAACACGATGCCGATCGGGCCACCCAGGTAGAGCCACGGCTCGGTCGGCAGCTGGCCGGTCGGCCAGCCGCGTACCGCGAGGTCGATCGAGAACGCGACGAGCAGGGTGACCGTGCCGACGGCGAAGTTGACCAGTGTGGCGGTCAACGCGTTGTCGGCCGCCGCCCGGACCCGGCCGTTGACCGCCTGCTGCCAGGCGATGCCCATCCCGGCCAGCAACGGCAGCAGGGCCAGCGCCAGCGTGCCCGGGTCCTCGAGTCGGTCGCCGACCGCCAGGGCGACGGCCAGCACGATGAGCACCGCACCGGCCAGCCGCTGCCGGGTGATCGGCTGCCGGCCCGTCGGCCCGATCCCCGCCCGGTCCACGGCGAGGCTGCTGCCGGTCTGGCCGGCGACCACCGCCACGGTGAAGACCGCCACGCCCAACGAGCCGATGGTGAGCCCCTGGGTGGCCACCAGGAACGCCCCGCACATTCCGCCCAGGCACTGCCACGGCCGCAGCGCGCCCGCCGTGAGGGCAGCCCGCAGCGCGACCAGACCCCGTCGCCCGCCCGGGGTGGCCGGCACCAGCACCAGCAGCACCAGCAGGCCGAGGCCGAACGAGACCACCGCGGCGGCGAACCCGTCGGCCAGGCGTACCCCCAGCTCGCCGTTGATTCGAGACTGCACCGCCACCGCGACCCCGGAGACCGACGCCAGCGCGACGCCGGTGATCCGGCGGGTGGCTGAGAGGGACTGCGGTGTCGCAGTGCCGGTGGCGGTCACTCCTGCTCGGCCAGCGGCCGACCGTCGAAGTCGACGGCCGAGTAGAGCGCCAGCTTCTCCAGCCGGTGGTACGAGTCGATCACCCGGATGGTCCCGCTCTTCGAGCGCATCACGATCGACTGGGTGTACGCGCCGCCGGCCCGGTAGCGAACTCCGCGCAGCAGGTCGCCGGAGGTGACGCCGGTCGCCACGAAGAAGCAGTTGTCCCCGGTGACCAGGTCGTCGGTGCTCAGCACGCGATCCAAGTCGTGCCCGGCGGCCAGCGCCTTCTCCCGCTCCTCGGCGTCGCGCGGCCAGAGCTTGGCCTGCATCGCCCCGCCCATACACTTCAGCGCGCAGGCGGAGATGATGCCCTCGGGGGTGCCGCCGATGCCCATCAGCACGTCGACATCCGACTCGCCCCGGGCTGCCGCGATGGAGCCGGCGATGTCCCCGTCCGAGATGAACCGGATGCCCGCCCCGGTCCGGCGGATCTGGGTGACCAGGTCGTCGTGGCGGGTGCGGTCCAGCACGCAGACCGTCACTTCGGAGACGTCGGTGCCCTTGACCTTGGCGATCCGGCGCAGGTTTTCGGCGACCCCGGCGTTGATGTCCACCACGTCGGCGTACGCCGGCCCGACGGCGAGCTTCTCCATGTAGAAGACCGCGCTCGGGTCGAACATCGCACCCCGCTCGGAGACGGCGAGCACCGCCAACGCGTTCGGCATGCCCTTGCTCATCAGCGTGGTGCCGTCGACCGGATCCACGGCGACGTCGACCTCCGGGCCGGTGCCGTCGCCAACCTGCTCGCCGTTGAAGAGCATCGGGGCGTTGTCCTTCTCGCCCTCGCCGATCACAACGACGCCGCGCATCTGGATCGAGTTGATCAGCTTGCGCATGGCGTCGACGGCGGCCCCGTCGCCGCCCTCCTTGTCGCCCCGGCCGACCCAGCGGCCAGCGGCCATCGCCGCGGCCTCGGTGACCCGGACCAGGTCGAGGGCAAGGTTACGGTCGAGATCCTGTGGGATCCGCGTCCTGGTGTTCGTCATGACGGCTGCTCCTCCTCGCGACGGTGCGGGGACGACCGGCAGGGCGTGGCCCGCTGCCGGCTTTGTCGCTGATCCTCACACGATGGCTGACCCGGCCTCGGCGCGGGGCGGTGATGGGCCGGATACCGCCGGTCGGGCGGCTGCGAAGATGGCAGGGTGGAACCCGCTCAGCCAGCCGACCGCGTACCCGCCGACCGCACGCCGCCCGGCGGCCAGCCGCCGGCCGCCGTCCCCACCGGCCCCGGTGGTGAGCCCGCCGCGACCGACCCGACGACGCCGCCGGCCGGCGAGCCGGCCCTGGTCGCGTCGGGCCCGGCCGCCGCGCCACCGGTGAACGAACCGGCCCCGGGCCGACCCGTGGCCGGGGTCGACGCCGTGGAGACCGGCGAGCGGCCCGCACCGCCGCCGCCTGTGCAATCAGCCCGATCCGAGCGGTCGCCGAAGGACATGGCGATATCGCTGCTGGTACTGCTGGTCCCGATCGCGCTGCTGCTGGCGTTCTACCGGGGCTTCCTCGGTGGCGACCAGGCCGCCACGGTCGATCCGGCGCCAGCGATCGACCAGGCCCAGTCGGCGAACGCCTTCCCGGTGAGCCGGCCGCAGGGGCTCGGCTCTGACTGGCGTACGGTCAGCGCCCGGTACCAGACCGTCGAGGGCGGCGCGAATCTGCGAATCGGTTACCTCACCCCGGAAGGACGGGGTGTGCAGCTGTTGCAGAGCAGCGTGCCGGCGGAGCGCCTGCTTCCGGCCGAGCTGACCGACCAGGCCCAGCCGCAGGGCCCGACGGAGCTGGCCGGACGCACCTGGCAGCGCTACACCGCCCGGGGCAATCAGCAGGCGCTGGTCCTGCTGGAGCCGACCCGTACGGTCGTCGTCGTCGGCGACGCTCGGGACAACGAACTGCGCCAACTCGCCGGCGCACTGCGCTGACCGGCCCCGTTCCGTACGCCCTCCATGGCCGGGTGGGCCATTCGCTAGGCTGCCCCGGCTCGGTCCGGCTGCACCATGCATGCCGGGCCATGTCCGTCTCGGCGAAGTGAGATTTTTGTGAACATTCGACGGTGGAGCGTCGGCGTCCTCGCCGCCACCCTGCTCGTCCCCGGCCTGGCCGCGTGCAACTCCGACGCTGCCGAGCCGGCCGCCGCCCCGAGCCCGTCCACCCCGGCCGATCCGAAGGAAGCGCTGCTCGCCTCCACCAAGGAGATCGCCAAGGGCAACTTCACCTTCACCCTGGTGGGGGACGGTACGACCGGCGGCGGCCTGGTGCACAAGCCCAGCAACAGCGCACAGTTCACCGTGAAGTTCGGTGACGCGTCCGAGGACATGTCGATCGAGATGGACCTGATCTACATCGACTCGGAGAGCTGGGTCAAGATGGACCTCGGTGGCGCCATGTTCGCCGCCGTCCCCGGTGCGGCAAAGAACAAGGGCAAGTACCAGCACCTCGACAAGACCAAGATCAAGGATGTCAAGGATCTCCAGCTGGACCCGGAGACGCTCGACCCGCTCGACAGTGACGCGCTGGTCAAGAGCGTGACCGAGGTGCAAAAGACCGGTGAGGGCACCTACACCGGCAAGATCGACATTTCCGCCGCCACCGAGTCGGCCGCCCTCGACGAGGAGGTCGTCACGGCGCTGGGCGCGCAGGCCAAGGCGCTGCCGTTCACGGCCAAGCTGGACCCGCAGGGCCGGCTTACCGAACTGGCCATCTCCGTGCCGGTCGCCGGCGAGACCGCGGCGCACGACATCAAGATCGGTTACGCGGACTACGGGACCGGCGCCGGCGCGCAGAAGCCGCCGGCGGACAAGGTCGTCGAGGCTCCGGCGGAGACGTACGAGCTGTTCAAGTAGGTCGACAGGGCGGACCGGGGTGGCCAGGGGCCACCCCGGTCCGGTTCTCCCGGCACCGATCACCTTCGGGTAATCGGACGGAACGGTGATTGTCCGGCGCGTCGGCAGGGAACAGAGAGGGAGTGACCCGGGCGCGCTGCTCGGCCCGGGTCGCGCGACGCAGCCGACGGTGCTGCTGCGTCGCCCGGTTTCCGGCGCCGACCAGGTCGTCGGGTGACCCCCTTGGGAGACACACATGACTGTTCGACGACTCAGTGCCGGCCTGGTGGCCGCCGCGCTGTTCACGCCCGCCCTGGCCGCCTGCACCAACGGTGGGACCGGTACCGCCGGATCGACCGCGTCGCCGACGGCGACCGCGTCCGGCGCGGCGGCCCCTTCCGGCACGCCCGTCGCGGGCGATGCCAAGCAGGCGCTGCTCGACTCCACCAAGGAGATCAGCAACGGGAACTTCCGGTTCACCCTCGCCGGCGCCGGCTCGACGGCGGAGGGCCAGGTGCACCAACCGAGCCAGAGCGCGGCCATGAAGATCGCCATCGGCGGTCCCTCATCCGACCTCGCCATGAAGCTCGACGTGATCCACTTCAAGCCGGACAGCTGGGTGAAGCTGGAGCTGACCGGCCCCACCGCCAACAGCCTGCCCGCCATCAAGCAACTCAACCTCGGCAAGTACCAGCACCTGGACCAGACCCGGATCAAGGGCAACCGGAGCCTCGGCTTCGACTTCGACAAGGTCGACCCGGCCGGCAGCGCCGTGCTGACCCAGGGCATCACCGAGGTCCGGAGCACCGGCACCGGCACGTACGCCGGCACCATCGACGTCACCAAGGCGGCCGAGGCCGGTTCGCTGAACGCCGCCACGATCGCCGCGCTCGGCACGCAGGCGAAGACCGTCCCATTCACCGCGAAGGTGGACCCGCAGGGCCGACTCACCGAGCTGGTGCTGCAGATGCCGGCCGCCGGGCAGACCGCCGCCCAGGAGATCCGGATGACGTACTCCGACTACGGTGCCGCCACCGCAGCGCAGAAGCCGCCGGCGGCCCAGGTCGTCGAGGCGCCCGCCGAGCTGTACAGCCTGTTCAACTGACCGTCGTCGTGGTGTTCGCCATCGACTCGGTGGCGGCGAACGGGTGGGGCGACTCCGGTCGCCCCACCGGCGGTCAGGAGGCGGGGTCCTGCCGGGCCGCCTCGATCCGGGCCCGGGCGCCGTCCAGCCAGCGCTGGCAGATCACCGCCAGCGCCTCGCCACGCTCCCAGAGCGCCAGCGACTCCTCCAGGGACGTCCCGCCGGCCTCCAGCCGCTCGACCACCGAGGCCAACTCGGCGCGGGCCTGCTCGTAGCTGAGCCGCTCGTCCGGCCCGGCCTTCGTATCGTCAGTCATCGCGTCCATCTCAGCACACCACTCGTCGGCCGTCGCGCCCCGCCACTCAGCCGTCCACCGTCGCGGCCAGCTCGCCGTCGGCCAACCGGACCCGCAGCGGGTCGCCCTTGCCGACCTCGGCCGCCGCGCGGACCACGTGACCGTCCGCGCGCTGCACGATCGCGTACCCCCGGTCGAGGGTGGCGGCGGGGGAGAGGGCGCGCAGCCGGGCCAGGGTGTGTCGCAGCTCGTCGTCGGCCGCGCCGAGCCGGTGGTCCAGGCAGCGTCCGGCACGCTGGCGCAGCGCGGCCAGCTCGGTCGCCCGCTGCTCCACCATCACCTGCGGGCGGGCCAGCACCGGTCGGGAACGCAGCGCGTCGAGCCGGTGGGACTCCCGGTCGACCAGGTTGCGTACCGCCCGCTGGAGACGGTGCCGGGCCTGGCCGATGAGGCGTACCTCGTCGGCGAGGTCGGGGACCACCCGCTTGGCCGCGTCGGTCGGGGTGGAGGCACGGACGTCGGCGACGTAGTCGACCAGTGGCGCGTCCGTCTCGTGGCCGATGGCGCTGACCACCGGGGTACGGCAGCCGAACACCGCGCGACAGAGCGCCTCGTCGGAGAAGGGCAGCAGGTCCTCGATGCCGCCACCGCCCCGGGCAATGATGATCACCTCGATGCTCGGGTCGGCGTCCAGCACCTTGAGCGCGTCGATGATCTGCGGCACCGCCGATGGGCCCTGCACGGCCACGTTGACGGTGCGGAACTCCACCGCCGGCCAGCGCCGTCGAGCGTTGGTCAGCACGTCCCGCTCGGCCGCCGACGCCCGGCCGGTGATCAGCCCGATCCGGCCGGGCAGGAACGGCAGCCGGCGCTTGCGTGCCCGGTCGAACAGCCCCTCGGCGGCGAGTAGCTTCTTGAGCTTCTCCAACCGGGCCAGCAGCTCGCCGAGCCCCACCTGGCGGATCTCGTCGGCCCGCAGACTCAGCGTGCCCCGGGCGGCGTAAAACTCCGGTTTGGCGTGCAGCACCACCCGGGCGCCCTCGCGCAGCTCCGGCGCGCCGGCGTCCAGCACGTCCCGGTTGGTGGTGACGGTCAGGCTCAGGTCGGCCGACGGGTCACGCAGGGTGAGAAAGACGGTGCTGGCCCCGGGTCGGCGGCTGATCTGCGCCACCTGCCCGTCCACCCACACCCAGCCGAGCTTCGCGATCCAGGCGCCCACCTTCTGGCTGACAACCCGAACCGGCCACGGCTCCTCCGCACTGCTCCGCGCCCCGTCGCCCACCCGCCCACCCTACGGACCCTCGCGGTGATCAAGAAGTTTGCGTCAGCTCCGGGCGCGTTTCTGACGCAAACCTCTTGATCACCGAGGCCAGGCGTGGGCGGGGCGGGGAGAGGGGGCGTGGGGTGTGGTGCGGCTCGCAGGCGCTGTCGGTGGGAGGCGGGACACGTACGATGGGCTCGTGACCGAGGCTCAGGCGACCCCCCAGACCGGCAAGCGCGTGCTCCTGGCCAAGCCCCGCGGCTACTGCGCGGGCGTCGACCGCGCGGTGCAGACCGTCGAGGAGGCGCTGAAGCTCTACGGCGCCCCGATCTACGTCCGCAAGCAGATCGTGCACAACAAGCACGTCGTGCAGACCCTGGAGGCGCTGGGGGCGATCTTCGTGGAGGAGAACGAGGAGGTGCCGGAGGGCGCCACCGTCATCTTCTCCGCGCACGGCGTGGCCCCCGAGGTCTACGAGCAGGCGAAGGAGCGGTCGCTGAAGGCGATCGACGCGACCTGCCCGCTGGTCACCAAGGTGCACCAGGAGGCGAAGCGTTTCGCCGCCGAGGACTACGACATCCTGCTGATCGGCCACGAGGGGCACGAGGAGGTCGTCGGCACCGCCGGTGAGGCTCCCGCGCACATCCAACTGGTGGACGGCCCCGACGGCGTCGACAAGATCACCGTCCGTGACCCGGAGAAGGTGGTCTGGCTCTCCCAGACCACGCTGTCGGTGGACGAGACGCTGGAGACGGTCGCCCGGCTCAAGCAGCGGCTGCCGCTGCTCCAGTCCCCGCCCAGCGACGACATCTGCTACGCCACCTCCAACCGGCAGCACGTGGTCAAGGAGATCGCCCCGGAGTGCGACGTGGTGATCGTCGTCGGCTCGACGAACTCCTCCAACTCGGTCCGGCTGGTCGAGGTGGCTCTGGACGCCGGCGCCCGCGCCGGTCACC
The nucleotide sequence above comes from Micromonospora sp. NBC_00389. Encoded proteins:
- a CDS encoding DUF4245 domain-containing protein — translated: MEPAQPADRVPADRTPPGGQPPAAVPTGPGGEPAATDPTTPPAGEPALVASGPAAAPPVNEPAPGRPVAGVDAVETGERPAPPPPVQSARSERSPKDMAISLLVLLVPIALLLAFYRGFLGGDQAATVDPAPAIDQAQSANAFPVSRPQGLGSDWRTVSARYQTVEGGANLRIGYLTPEGRGVQLLQSSVPAERLLPAELTDQAQPQGPTELAGRTWQRYTARGNQQALVLLEPTRTVVVVGDARDNELRQLAGALR
- the xseA gene encoding exodeoxyribonuclease VII large subunit, which codes for MGDGARSSAEEPWPVRVVSQKVGAWIAKLGWVWVDGQVAQISRRPGASTVFLTLRDPSADLSLTVTTNRDVLDAGAPELREGARVVLHAKPEFYAARGTLSLRADEIRQVGLGELLARLEKLKKLLAAEGLFDRARKRRLPFLPGRIGLITGRASAAERDVLTNARRRWPAVEFRTVNVAVQGPSAVPQIIDALKVLDADPSIEVIIIARGGGGIEDLLPFSDEALCRAVFGCRTPVVSAIGHETDAPLVDYVADVRASTPTDAAKRVVPDLADEVRLIGQARHRLQRAVRNLVDRESHRLDALRSRPVLARPQVMVEQRATELAALRQRAGRCLDHRLGAADDELRHTLARLRALSPAATLDRGYAIVQRADGHVVRAAAEVGKGDPLRVRLADGELAATVDG
- a CDS encoding exodeoxyribonuclease VII small subunit, whose product is MTDDTKAGPDERLSYEQARAELASVVERLEAGGTSLEESLALWERGEALAVICQRWLDGARARIEAARQDPAS
- a CDS encoding TetR/AcrR family transcriptional regulator, with amino-acid sequence MPASSVRARVRAEMLDEIKVVARQHLATDGANLSLRAVARDMGMVSSAIYRYFPSRDDLLTALIIEAYNALGETVEAAAVAAPDRVDLRARWQAACRAARDWALAHPAEYALLYGSPVPGYAAPDDTVGPAQRPPLTLVSLLREGLEAGLLSPPPAEELPTPLHDDLTELADAFFPGLPPALLARGMAGWTQLFGLISFELFGRLNRTVEHRDAYFDHQVGLLADLIGLPQTG
- the glpX gene encoding class II fructose-bisphosphatase, with amino-acid sequence MTNTRTRIPQDLDRNLALDLVRVTEAAAMAAGRWVGRGDKEGGDGAAVDAMRKLINSIQMRGVVVIGEGEKDNAPMLFNGEQVGDGTGPEVDVAVDPVDGTTLMSKGMPNALAVLAVSERGAMFDPSAVFYMEKLAVGPAYADVVDINAGVAENLRRIAKVKGTDVSEVTVCVLDRTRHDDLVTQIRRTGAGIRFISDGDIAGSIAAARGESDVDVLMGIGGTPEGIISACALKCMGGAMQAKLWPRDAEEREKALAAGHDLDRVLSTDDLVTGDNCFFVATGVTSGDLLRGVRYRAGGAYTQSIVMRSKSGTIRVIDSYHRLEKLALYSAVDFDGRPLAEQE
- a CDS encoding NAD-dependent epimerase/dehydratase family protein, giving the protein MALHVIVGTGPVGTATARLLAERGERVRVISRRGAGPEHPSIERIAADAADVDRLSVLTDGAQALYNCANPAYHRWSIDWPPLAGALLAAAERSGAVLATVGNLYGYGPVDGPMTEQTLPAATGTKGRVRNQMWADALAAHQAGRARVTEVRGSDYLGVDGTSLAMMVLPRVLAGQRVFLPVDWDAPHTWTYIPDVARTLVAAATDAGAWGRPWHVPSAPAAPMRELATRAAALAGVPVPRLTRMPYPVLWLGGLANPFVRELRETAYQFDRPFLMESAATTAALGVEPTPLDDALTEIVAALRR
- a CDS encoding DMT family transporter, with protein sequence MTATGTATPQSLSATRRITGVALASVSGVAVAVQSRINGELGVRLADGFAAAVVSFGLGLLVLLVLVPATPGGRRGLVALRAALTAGALRPWQCLGGMCGAFLVATQGLTIGSLGVAVFTVAVVAGQTGSSLAVDRAGIGPTGRQPITRQRLAGAVLIVLAVALAVGDRLEDPGTLALALLPLLAGMGIAWQQAVNGRVRAAADNALTATLVNFAVGTVTLLVAFSIDLAVRGWPTGQLPTEPWLYLGGPIGIVFIAIAATIVRFTGVLLLGLATIAGQVVGAVLLDLLLPTAASHLGVDTLLGAALAMVAVLIAALAPPSRR
- a CDS encoding 4-hydroxy-3-methylbut-2-enyl diphosphate reductase; the protein is MTEAQATPQTGKRVLLAKPRGYCAGVDRAVQTVEEALKLYGAPIYVRKQIVHNKHVVQTLEALGAIFVEENEEVPEGATVIFSAHGVAPEVYEQAKERSLKAIDATCPLVTKVHQEAKRFAAEDYDILLIGHEGHEEVVGTAGEAPAHIQLVDGPDGVDKITVRDPEKVVWLSQTTLSVDETLETVARLKQRLPLLQSPPSDDICYATSNRQHVVKEIAPECDVVIVVGSTNSSNSVRLVEVALDAGARAGHLVDFAREIDDAWLTGARTVGVTSGASVPDDLVQEVLEHLAARGFADVEEITTANERLTFSLPQELKRDMKAAAARG